TTCGCGCGGGTGAGGAGTGCTGCATGAATCGCGAGGAAATCCGGGTGAACGGCGCGTTCGAGCCGATTGCGGCGAGCATTGCCGCATTGCTGGAGGCGAAGGGGCTGCATGAAACCAAGGGGCTGGCGGTGGCGCTGAACGCCTCCGTGGTGCCGCGGGCGGCCTGGGCACGCACCCGGCTGATGCCGGGCGACGAGATCGAGATCGTTCGCGCGGTCGGAGGGGGCTGAGATGAGCGCATTCGAGATCGGCGGCGTTGCTCTCGGCTCGCGCCTGTTCATGGGCAGCAGCGCCTATCCGAACCAGCAGGTGCTGCTCGACGCGCTGGAGGCGGCGGATCCGTCGCTGGTCACCGTGGCGATCAGACGAATCAGCCTCGATGCCTATGGCGGCTCGCTGCTCGATGCGCTGGGCGGACGATACCGGCTGCTGCCGAATACCGCCGGCTGCTCGACCGTGCGCGATGCGGTGCTGACCGCCGAACTCGCACGCGAGGCGCTGGAGACCGACTGGATCAAGCTTGAAATCATCGGTGACCGGGAAACCCTGTATCCGGATGCCGAACTGCTGATCGAGGCGACCGGCGCGCTGGTGAAGGCGGGGTTCACCGTGCTGCCCTATTGCACGGACGATCCGATTCTCTGCCGCAAGCTGGCGGATCTCGGGGCGGCCGCCGTGATGCCGCTGGGCTCGCCGATCGGCTCGGGGCTCGGGATTGCTAACCCCTACAATATCGAGCGGATCTGCGCGCAGAGTGCGGTGCCGGTGGTGCTTGATGCCGGGATCGGCACCGCGTCGGACGCGACGCTGGCGATGGAACTCGGCTGCGACGCCGTGCTGCTCAACACCGCGATTGCCCGGGCGCATGACCCGGTGCGGATGGCGGCGGCGATGCGGGCGGCGGTGGAAGCCGGTTTCGGCGCCCGCGCGGCGGGACGGATTCCGAAACGGCTGCGGGCCGAGGCATCGAGCCCGGAACTCGGGCTGATCGGCGCCTGAGGACAAGCGCGCCGCGCGCCGCCCCGTAGCCTGTGGCGAGCTGCGGGCATGGCCTCGTGGCCGGAAACCACGGCTCACGTATTGCCAAAGGCTGATCGATCAGATCATAGTCGCTGCCTATAAAGCGAGCTTGGACACGGGGAACACAAAATGGGTCAGAGCGCCCCCTTGACAGCTGAGGAAGATATTCGGGCCGACATGGCGAAGTCCATCCTGCCGTCGGATGACAGCGAGATCGAACTCGACGCGATGATGCGAAACGCAACACTTGCGTCGCAGTTCCTGCGCTGCATTGCCAATCCGCACCGGCTGATGGTGCTTTGCCATCTCACGCATGGCGAAGCGTCGGTCGGCCAGCTTGAGCGCGAACTGGGCATCCGCCAGGCGCATCTGTCGCAGCAGCTGGCGCGGCTGCGGCAGGACGGAATGGTAACGACGCGCCGCGATTCCCGGACGATCTACTACTCGCTCGGCAGCGAGGCGGCGCGGGAGGTTGTCGCGCTGATCTACCGGCTGTTCTGCACCGCGGAGACGGGTAGCGCGGGCGGCTGCGGCTGACGCGCGGCGTCGAGCCCCCGCACGACCCAGATTCCGGCCAGCATCGCGCCCACGAACGGCGCGATGACGAGCGGATCCAGTGCCAGCGCCGTGATGGCCGGCCCCGGACACAGGCCGGCGAGCCCCCAGCCGACGCCGAAGATCGCAGCCCCGCCGGCAAGCCGCGCGGTGATGCCGCTGCGCCGGAGCACGGGAAAGCTGCCGCCGGCGAGCGGCGCGGAAAGCCGCCGGCCGAGCGCGAAGCCCAGTGCGGCGATGATCACGCCGCCGCCCATGACGAAGGCCAGGCTTGGGTCCCAATGACCGGCGAAGTTGAGGAATCCCAGCACCTTCGCGGGATCGACCATGCGGGAGAGCAGAAGCCCGGCGCCGAAGAGCAGGCCGGCGGCGAAGGCGATCAGGGGCTGGCGCATCAGACGGCTCCGAGGTCACGGGTGAGGAAGACCACGATCACGGCGATGGCCATGAAGATGAGCGTGGCGACGATCGATCGCGGCGAGACGCGGGCCAGGCCGCAGACGCCGTGGCCGGAGGTGCAGCCGCCGCCGAGCGCGGTGCCGATACCGACCAGCAGGCCGGCGCCGATCATCACCGGCAGGCCGGCGGCGACATGGATGGAGGGCGCGGCGCCGAGCGTGCGCGCGAGAAGGCCGGCCAGAAGCAGGCCGGAGATGAAGGCGAGCCGCCAGTCCCGCCCGGAGCGCTGGATCAGGTCGCCGGCGATGCCGGTGATGCCGGCAATGCGGCCGATGCCGAGCCAGAGCAGGGCAGCGGATGCGCCGATCAGCAGCCCGCCCGCGAGATCGGGCAGCGGGGTGAAGCGCGTGGGAAAGAGTGCGGGAAGCAGCATGAGGCGGGGTCCTCGCCGTCAGAGCGTGTTGAGCGGAATCTTGAGGTAGCGGCGGCCGTTCGGCGCCGGCTTCGGCAGATCGCCGCCGCTGATGTTCACCTGCAGCGACGGCAGGATCAGCACCGGGGCCGCGAGAGTCGCATCCCGCGCCTCGCGCATGGCGACGAACTGCTCCTCGCCGATGCCGGTGTTGATCTGCAGGTTCTTCGCCTTCTGTTCGCCGATCGTGCTTTCCCATTCCGGCTCGCGCCCGCCGGGCTGGTAGTCATGCGCGGTGAAGACGCGGGTTTCGTCCGGCAGGCTGTAGAGGCGGTGGACCGAGCGATACATCGCGTGCGCGTCCCCGCCCGGGAAATCGCAGCGGGCGGTGCCGTAATCGGGCTGGAACAGCGTGTCGCCCACGAAAACGGCGTCGCCCACATGGTAGGACATGCAGGCCGGTGTGTGGCCGGGCGTGTAGATCGCCTCGGCCTCGATCGTGCCGACCGCGAAGCGCTCGCCATCGTGAAACAGGTGGTTGAACTGGCTTCCATCGGTGGGAAAGTCGGGGCCGAGGTCGAAAATGTCGGCGAAATTGGCCTGGACCGGCGCGATATGATCGCCAATGCCGATCACGCCGCCGCCCAGGTTGCGCTGCAGGTAGCGCGCGGCGGAGAGATGATCGGCATGGACGTGGGTTTCGAGAATCCAGTCTATGGAGAGGCCGCGTTCACGAACTTTTGCGATCAGCGCGTCGGCGGAGGTGGTGGAAACCCGGCCGGCTTTCGGGTCGTAATCGAGCACGGAATCGATGATCGCGGCGTGCGCGGTGGCCGGGTCGACCACGATGTAGCTGATCGTGCTCGTCGCGGGATCGAAGAACGGCAAGACTTCGGGGCGCAGGCTCATCGCAGCCTCCTTGGGATATCATATTCTGGACATCGAATATGAGAAGCCGCCCGCCCCGGTCAATAGGAGGGGACCGGGGCGGTCAGCCGATCCGGTCACATCCTCGCATATAGGGCCGCAGCGCGTCCGGAACAGTGATCGAGCCGTCGGCGTTCTGGTAGTTTTCCATCACGGCGATGAGGGCGCGTCCGGTCGCAACGCCGGAGCCGTTCAGGGTGTGGACGAAATCCGGCTTCGCCGGCTTCGGGCCGGTCTGCGGCGGGCGGTAGCGGGCGTTCATGCGGCGGGCCTGAAAGGCGCGGCAGTTCGAGCAGGAGGAGATTTCGCGATAGGCCCCCTGCCCCGGCAGCCATACCTCGAGATCGTAGGTCTTGGCCGAGGAGAAGCCGGTGTCGCCGGCGCAGAGCAGCATGCGGCGATAGGGCAGGCCCAGGCGTTCCAGCACGGATTCGGCGCAGCTTGTCATCCGCTCGTGCTCGTCGGCGCTGGCCTCCGGCGTGGTGAGCGAGACGAGCTCGACCTTCCAGAACTGGTGCTGGCGCAGCATTCCGCGGGTGTCGCGCCCGGCTGAGCCGGCCTCGGAGCGGAAGGACGGGGTCAGCGCCGTCATGCGCAGCGGCAGGCTGGCGGCATCGAGGATCTCTCCGGCGGCGAGGTTGGTCAGCGGCACCTCGGCGGTGGGGATCAGCCAGCGACCGTCGGTGGTGCGGAAGAGGTCCTCGGCGAATTTGGGAAGCTGGCCGGTGCCATACATCGTCGTGTCGTTGACGAGCAGCGGCGGCGAAACCTCGGTATAGCCGTGCTCGTTCACATGCAGGTCGAGCATGAACTGGCCGAGGGCGCGCTCGAGCCGGGCGAGATCGCTGCGCAGCACGGTGAACCGGGCGCCGGCGAGCTTGGCCGCGCCGGCGAAATCCATCAGGCCGAGGGCTTCGCCAAGTTCGAAATGCTGCCTTGCCTCGAAATCGAATGAGGGCGGTGCGCCGACCCGTTTTTGCTCCACATTGGCGGTTTCGTCGGGGCCATCGGGGACGTCGGCATCGAGGACGTTGGGCAGGACGGCAAGCAGCTCGTCCAGCTTGCGTGCCGATTCGGCAAGCCAGGCGTTGGCGGTCTCGATCGACTGGCGCAGGGCCGTGCCTTCGGCTTCGAGGGCCGTGGTATCCTCGCCGGCGCGCTTGGCCTGGCCGATCGCGCGGGCGAGTTCGTTGCGGCGCGTTTCGTGGCCCTGAAGCTCGGTCTGTGCGCGGCGGCGCTCTTCATCGAGAGCGCGGATCGGTGCTGCCGCGCCCTCGTCCGCCCCTTCCGGCCCGGCAAGTCCTCGTCGGCGCATCGCAGCACCAAAGGCCGCGGCGTCGTCGCGAATGGCTTTCAGGTCATGCATTCTCGGAAACCTCGGCTTTCGGCTCGACCATCTTCACCGCGAAGATCGACAGTTCGAACAGGGCGATCAGCGGCAGCGCGAGGCCGGTCATGGTGAAGACGTCCGGCGGGGTCAGGATCGCCGCGACGATGAAGCAGCCGACATAGGCATAGCGGCGGTATTTCTTCAGCGCCGCCGCGTTGACGATGCCGACCCGGCCGAGCAGCGTCAGCAATACCGGCAGTTCGAAGCAGATGCCGAAGGCAAAGATCAGCTTCATCACCAGGTTGAGATAGTCCGAGACGCGCGGCAACACGTTGATCTGGAAATTCGCGTTGTGCGGGTTCGTCTGAAAACTCAGGAAAAACTTCCAGGCATTTGGAAATATGACATAATATGCCAGTGCGCCGCCGGCGAAGAACAGTACCGGCGTGGCGATCAGGAAGGGCAGCAGCGCGCGTTTTTCCGATCGGTAGAGGCCGGGCGCGATGAACAGCCAGATCTGCGTGGCGATGACCGGGAAGGAGATGAAGGCGGCGGCGAAGATCGCGACCTTCACATAGGTGAAGAACGCCTCGTAGAGCGCCGTGTAGACGAGTTCCGGCTTCTGCCCGCGTTCCTTGAGGATGTTGACGAGCGGCTGGGCGAGGAAGTGATAGATCGGCTGCGCGTAGTAGTACGACACGAGGAAGGCGGCGAGGAAGGCGAGGCCCGACCAGAGCAGGCGGCGGCGCAGCTCGGCCAGATGGTCGAGCAGCGGCATTTCCTTGTCGTTGATCGGGTCCGCGTCCTGCGGCGTTTCGGTCTCATCGGATGTCATGCGGCGGGCCTACCAGAGTCGCGTGCCGGGGGGAATGAAGGCGGGCACCGGTCGGGCGCGCACCGCGTCGGGCGGAATGAAAGCGGGCATATCCGGCGGGAATTCGTCATCCGCCGCCCCCTCGATCACGGTGTCGGCGGCCGAGGGAACGCCATAGGTTTCGCCCTCCGCCGGATCGAAGCTGCTGCGAATGGTGCCATCGGGGTCGACATGGCGCTCGATCGTGCTGCCGAGATCGAAATTGCGGAGATTGCGGAGATCATTGCCGATATCGGCGAGATCGGCCTCGCGCATGAGTTCCTGAACATGGCCCTGGAACTCACTGGCAAGGCCGCGCATCTTGCGCAGCGCCGCAGTCGCCGTGCGGATGGCCACCGGCAGGTCCTTGGGCCCGATGACGACGAGCGCCACCATCAATATCACGCCAATTTCTGGCCAGGAAAATCCGAGCATGTCCGTCCGCTTAAACCGGCCTCTCTGCTAGCAGTCCTGCGCCCGAGGTCAAGGATCGGCGGGGGCCGGACCGGCCGGCTCGACCAGAAGATCGCTGCGCTTGGGCAGGTCGCGCAGCGATTTGAGGCCGAACTGGACCAGGAAATGCGGCGTCGTGGCCCAGAGCGCCGGGCGGCCGGGGGCTTCGCGATGGCCGGCGGGGGTCACGAGATCGGCTTCAAGCAGTGCATCAAGCGCCGATTGCGAGAGGCTGACGCCGCGGATCTCCTCGATCTCGGCGCGGGTGACGGGCTGGTGATAGGCGATGACGGCGAGCGTCTCCATCGCCGCGCGCGGCAGGCGGCGGGGGATTTCCACGACCCGGCGCAGCGCCGGCGCGAGATCCGGGGCGGTGCGGAACATCATCCCCTGCCCCGCCTCGACCAGTTCGATTCCACCACCCTCGTGGCGGGCGCGGAGGGAGGCCAGCACCGCGTCGAGATCCTCGCCTTCGGGCAACAGGGTGGCGAGGGTGCGCATCGGCACCGGGTCGCGGCTGGCGAAGATCACCGCCTCGATCAGCCGTTCGGCGTGCGGGCGGGCACTGGGCGGTTCGGTGTCATTCATGGTCGGGTTCGGGCTCCGGGCCGGGACGGATCTGGATGGGGCCGAAAGGCAGCTCCTGGCGGAGCGCGAGCTGGCCGTCGCGGGCGAGTTCGAGCCCGGCGAGCAGCGTGCTGGAAAGGGCGGCGCGGCGGGCGAGCGGCGGTTCGGGCGAATCGGGCAGTTCGGGCGGCAGGAAGCCGGCGAGGTCGGTCCAGTCCCGCGTTGCGCCGAGCAGCCGGGTCAGGCGCTCCAACGCCTGCTGCACCGACCAGAAATTCATCGGCTTCGGCCGGTATTGCCGCTTCGCGCCGGACCGGCGGCGGGCGGCGAGATAGGCCGTCAGCAGCGAGGTGAGGTCGACGCGCAGCCGCGAGCGGTCGATCTCGGTGAAATCCTCGGGCGCGCCGCGGGGAAAGACGTCGTGGCCGAGTTGCGGCCGCGCGCCGAGCCAGGCGGCACCCTCGCGGATGGCCTCCAGCGCCTGGAGCCGGGCGGCCAGCACGTCGGCGGCGATCTCGCCCTCTTCGGCGGCGGTCTCGTCCTCGGGCAGCAGCAGGCGGGATTTCAGCCAGGCGAGCCAGGCGGCCATGACCAGCCAGTCCGCCGCGAGTTCCAGCCGCACCCGCCGCGCGCCCTCGACGATCGCGAGATATTGCTCGACGAGGGCGAGGATCGAGACATTGGCGAGATCGACCTTCTGGCTGCGGGCCAGTTCCAGCAACAGGTCGAGCGGTCCCTCGAACCCCTCGAAGCGGACGATGAAGGCTTCGACGGGTTCGGAGGGCGGCGCGGCGTCAGAATCCGGCATTGACGCCAGCAAGGTGGAGGAACCAGGCAGCGACGCGCGGCACCCAGAGGCCGAGCGCGTCCGATACCGGGTTGAAGCGGATGCCGAACTGGCCGAGCAGCGCAGGCAGGATGAAGATCACCGAAAGGATGAGCAGGATGCCGAGCCGCTCGACGCGGGCGAGCATTCTGGCGGCGGGTAGCGGCAGCAGGCCGACGGCGATCCGCCCGCCGTCGAAGGGGGGCAGCGGCAACAGGTTGAACAGGCCGAGCACGATGTTGAAGAGCAGGAAATAGAGCAGGAAATCGCCAAGGACCGGCACATTCCCGAAGCCGGCGATGGCGAAGGCGGCGGCGAGGGCGAGGACGAAATTCGACAGCGGGCCGGCGGCGGCAACGATCGCCATGCCGCGCCGCGGATCGCGGAACCCGGTCGGGTCCACCGGCACCGGCTTCGCCCAGCCGAACATGAAGTCGATCCGTCCGATCGTCAGAAGCTGGCTGGCGATGAGAAACAGCGGCAGGATCACCGTGCCGAACCGGTCGACATGGCGCAGCGGATTGAACGAGAGCCGCCCGGCGCGCTGGGCCGTGCGGTCACCCAGGGCCAGCGCGGCGTAGCCATGCGCGAGTTCATGCAACACGATCGCCGGGATCGCCGCGAGCACGCTGATCACGACCGAAAGGATGGGGTTATGGGTCATGGAATCGCCGTCTGCTTGAGGCGGGGGATCAGCGCTACGTCGAGATCGGGCACGGCTTCGAGCACCGCGCGGTTGGCCGCAGGCTCTCCGGGGCAGTAGAGGGCAAGGTCGCAGCCGGCGGCAAGGGCGCGCAGGGCGCGGGAGGCCGGCGCGCCGTCGAGCGCGCCCATCGCGAGGTCGTCGCTGACCAGGATGCCCCGGAAGCCGATCCGCCCGCGGATCACCTC
This genomic interval from Acidiphilium multivorum AIU301 contains the following:
- the thiG gene encoding thiazole synthase (functions in thiamine (vitamin B1) biosynthesis; in Bacillus subtilis this enzyme catalyzes the formation of thiazole from dehydroxyglycine and 1-deoxy-D-xylulose-5-phosphate and ThiS-thiocarboxylate); the protein is MSAFEIGGVALGSRLFMGSSAYPNQQVLLDALEAADPSLVTVAIRRISLDAYGGSLLDALGGRYRLLPNTAGCSTVRDAVLTAELAREALETDWIKLEIIGDRETLYPDAELLIEATGALVKAGFTVLPYCTDDPILCRKLADLGAAAVMPLGSPIGSGLGIANPYNIERICAQSAVPVVLDAGIGTASDATLAMELGCDAVLLNTAIARAHDPVRMAAAMRAAVEAGFGARAAGRIPKRLRAEASSPELGLIGA
- a CDS encoding YeeE/YedE family protein is translated as MLLPALFPTRFTPLPDLAGGLLIGASAALLWLGIGRIAGITGIAGDLIQRSGRDWRLAFISGLLLAGLLARTLGAAPSIHVAAGLPVMIGAGLLVGIGTALGGGCTSGHGVCGLARVSPRSIVATLIFMAIAVIVVFLTRDLGAV
- the scpB gene encoding SMC-Scp complex subunit ScpB, with amino-acid sequence MNDTEPPSARPHAERLIEAVIFASRDPVPMRTLATLLPEGEDLDAVLASLRARHEGGGIELVEAGQGMMFRTAPDLAPALRRVVEIPRRLPRAAMETLAVIAYHQPVTRAEIEEIRGVSLSQSALDALLEADLVTPAGHREAPGRPALWATTPHFLVQFGLKSLRDLPKRSDLLVEPAGPAPADP
- the thiS gene encoding sulfur carrier protein ThiS, whose product is MNREEIRVNGAFEPIAASIAALLEAKGLHETKGLAVALNASVVPRAAWARTRLMPGDEIEIVRAVGGG
- a CDS encoding MBL fold metallo-hydrolase, producing MSLRPEVLPFFDPATSTISYIVVDPATAHAAIIDSVLDYDPKAGRVSTTSADALIAKVRERGLSIDWILETHVHADHLSAARYLQRNLGGGVIGIGDHIAPVQANFADIFDLGPDFPTDGSQFNHLFHDGERFAVGTIEAEAIYTPGHTPACMSYHVGDAVFVGDTLFQPDYGTARCDFPGGDAHAMYRSVHRLYSLPDETRVFTAHDYQPGGREPEWESTIGEQKAKNLQINTGIGEEQFVAMREARDATLAAPVLILPSLQVNISGGDLPKPAPNGRRYLKIPLNTL
- a CDS encoding site-2 protease family protein gives rise to the protein MTHNPILSVVISVLAAIPAIVLHELAHGYAALALGDRTAQRAGRLSFNPLRHVDRFGTVILPLFLIASQLLTIGRIDFMFGWAKPVPVDPTGFRDPRRGMAIVAAAGPLSNFVLALAAAFAIAGFGNVPVLGDFLLYFLLFNIVLGLFNLLPLPPFDGGRIAVGLLPLPAARMLARVERLGILLILSVIFILPALLGQFGIRFNPVSDALGLWVPRVAAWFLHLAGVNAGF
- a CDS encoding segregation and condensation protein A, which encodes MPDSDAAPPSEPVEAFIVRFEGFEGPLDLLLELARSQKVDLANVSILALVEQYLAIVEGARRVRLELAADWLVMAAWLAWLKSRLLLPEDETAAEEGEIAADVLAARLQALEAIREGAAWLGARPQLGHDVFPRGAPEDFTEIDRSRLRVDLTSLLTAYLAARRRSGAKRQYRPKPMNFWSVQQALERLTRLLGATRDWTDLAGFLPPELPDSPEPPLARRAALSSTLLAGLELARDGQLALRQELPFGPIQIRPGPEPEPDHE
- the tatC gene encoding twin-arginine translocase subunit TatC, with protein sequence MTSDETETPQDADPINDKEMPLLDHLAELRRRLLWSGLAFLAAFLVSYYYAQPIYHFLAQPLVNILKERGQKPELVYTALYEAFFTYVKVAIFAAAFISFPVIATQIWLFIAPGLYRSEKRALLPFLIATPVLFFAGGALAYYVIFPNAWKFFLSFQTNPHNANFQINVLPRVSDYLNLVMKLIFAFGICFELPVLLTLLGRVGIVNAAALKKYRRYAYVGCFIVAAILTPPDVFTMTGLALPLIALFELSIFAVKMVEPKAEVSENA
- the tatB gene encoding Sec-independent protein translocase protein TatB produces the protein MLGFSWPEIGVILMVALVVIGPKDLPVAIRTATAALRKMRGLASEFQGHVQELMREADLADIGNDLRNLRNFDLGSTIERHVDPDGTIRSSFDPAEGETYGVPSAADTVIEGAADDEFPPDMPAFIPPDAVRARPVPAFIPPGTRLW
- the serS gene encoding serine--tRNA ligase — its product is MHDLKAIRDDAAAFGAAMRRRGLAGPEGADEGAAAPIRALDEERRRAQTELQGHETRRNELARAIGQAKRAGEDTTALEAEGTALRQSIETANAWLAESARKLDELLAVLPNVLDADVPDGPDETANVEQKRVGAPPSFDFEARQHFELGEALGLMDFAGAAKLAGARFTVLRSDLARLERALGQFMLDLHVNEHGYTEVSPPLLVNDTTMYGTGQLPKFAEDLFRTTDGRWLIPTAEVPLTNLAAGEILDAASLPLRMTALTPSFRSEAGSAGRDTRGMLRQHQFWKVELVSLTTPEASADEHERMTSCAESVLERLGLPYRRMLLCAGDTGFSSAKTYDLEVWLPGQGAYREISSCSNCRAFQARRMNARYRPPQTGPKPAKPDFVHTLNGSGVATGRALIAVMENYQNADGSITVPDALRPYMRGCDRIG
- a CDS encoding DUF6691 family protein; translated protein: MRQPLIAFAAGLLFGAGLLLSRMVDPAKVLGFLNFAGHWDPSLAFVMGGGVIIAALGFALGRRLSAPLAGGSFPVLRRSGITARLAGGAAIFGVGWGLAGLCPGPAITALALDPLVIAPFVGAMLAGIWVVRGLDAARQPQPPALPVSAVQNSR
- a CDS encoding ArsR/SmtB family transcription factor, which produces MAKSILPSDDSEIELDAMMRNATLASQFLRCIANPHRLMVLCHLTHGEASVGQLERELGIRQAHLSQQLARLRQDGMVTTRRDSRTIYYSLGSEAAREVVALIYRLFCTAETGSAGGCG